A window of Phragmites australis chromosome 2, lpPhrAust1.1, whole genome shotgun sequence genomic DNA:
CAGATGCTTTAGAGGCATAATAGATTACTCCAGCAGTGCTACATAAAAAATTCAGAAGAAGAAAGCCATGGAGACACTTCAAATACTTCGTGTAGCTGTTTCTGAGTTCAGAACAATGCAAAACTAACCCGGCCGGCTTCAGAAAATCATCGCGTGTGGCCTAGAAAGTGTTAAGCATTGCAGATTTTGTGAGATGCAGAAGACATCACCAGATGTGTCCTGTAGAATTATGCAAAACAAGCTACAGGAAGGCCCTCAGAAAATTAGTACCGCTCGTCAGTACAAGCTGCGTAAAAACAGACCGGTAGAGCTGACTTAAAATATTTATGCCGTATTAGCTAGAAGGTGTTTAGGCTTCAAATATTTATGAAAACCACATGAGTTCCTTGAGAGTGCACTGTAAAATTCTTTTTTCAGATGATTAGAGTGATCAAAGAGGCCACACATAAATCCCGAAGCATGTCAGCAGCAAACGGCTCAGTTAAACTACGAGGCCGAGATTACAGAATTTCTCCAGCATGTTTGGCCCTCAAATTACCATGATGAAATCCAGAGTTTTCACAGAACCAATCATAATTTTTACATACTATTTAGGTTACCCCGCCGGCGTCCGAGTCCTTGTCATTGGCGTTAGTGCTAGCGGCAGATGCGGCGGCTACGGTAGCAAGCACGTCATCCTCAACGGCACGCATGATGGCCCGACGACGAGCCTGTCAACCTTGGATTGTACATGGATCTCCAAAGGTTTACCACTTTGCATTGAGTAATCATTACGTACTTAAATTAACTGACAAGTCAAATCGTGCAGGCAAGAACCACTCCATCTGAACAAACTCAATTCAATGTGAGAGAGAAAGCAACCAGCATAGATGAACTCGATTGTTTTGATCTCACCAGCGCATGTACCGACGTCCCAATCGATAGCGTCGTCCTTCTCCAACATGCGTCCCCAccggcgccgctgccgctggtgGAGGCAGAGCGAGCTGCTGGGCGGTGAGTCCTGGGTCTGCTTGGTGGTGGTAGAGGTGGAGTGGGGACCCAGCGGCGACTGCTCCTGTTGCTGACCGGCGGCAAAGGGATGGCAGAGCGAAGAAGCGATGGGCCGGCAGAGCGGAGGAAACAACGTCGTGGTGGGCAGTTCAGTTTGGGGAGGGGGGCGACGGTTTCCTCAAGAGGTGGGGGCATGGTTTACAACGGTTTTTTATTTCGtggtttttctgatttttatttggttttttattagattagATGGGAGGTGGAATAGGATAAGAGGTGGTACGACGAAACTGATGCTTTATATAGTAAAGATATTTTTATGGCTCTGGTAGGCACGAGAAAAGCTTCAAATATTTATGCCAAAGAAAATAATTACTAAATGTACCCCTGATCTACTAtcgataaagaaaaaaaaatagtctgAGTAGAGAGCTAAAATGGAATATAATGCTGCATTCACAACATCTTCCAGCACTAATCTCTAGTagtatataaaacacgagttttGATTCTCACATCAACTCTTTTCTGTCCTCTCctttcatctaataaaaattccTAAAATTCAACCAATTTACTTACTTTTATTATCCATCATCATCCTTCAGTTTTCTCACCTCGTTACTGACTACGGATATATGACCTAttttactaaaaataaataaataaattaagaaaaattagtaaataatcttctattttttttttttcaaatcctatctaaaatcaaactacgataaCACTTCTAACGTATTCATTCAGCGGTGCTTCTTTCACGTATCCATACCTTAAATTTGTACTTAATGATATTTAGGTTTTGGTTAGCTAGTAATGCATGAGACATCCTATCAATGCCAGATCCTACCACATGTGTCCTATTTCTGTCATTACCTACTCATTTCTCTCCCATACAAACACGTGAGTACTGTCAATTTACTTCTATCCAATAGTGCTTATGACCGAACACTTACAATAGTGAACAGTAGACGCAGGCATGTATTATACTGCCAACATACAAGCCAGCCACAATAAGTAAACGCTATCCAAACGGGCAAGAGAGAGTTTCAGAACtgacctgggtcttctttcatAAGATGAAGCATGTGcattaagaaaagaaaattacaggTCCTTGAGAACGGAAAGATAATTTACATGCACAAAACAAGTAACCATAAGCTGGCTGGGATCAAGGACCATAAAAGCACAAGACATACAGATTCTAAAGATCAAAATTAAGTATCCATGAATCAAGCATGTAGCACACTATTTTaaaaaagattattttcttttactttcCTCGAAAAATTTGAGGAcaacatttcaaaataaaaatttccTTTTGTACACAGCCACACGGTTTGGCTGTAAAAACCTCTAAGAAAAAAGAATGGATATAATTTCAGAACACTTACGCAGTTCAGTAATTAAAGAAAGTGACCACATATCAATGTATACATATTTCTAGCAGTGGTAACTACAAACTAAGTAAAAGTATCTCTTGGTATAAAACGAACACATTGAATACTACACCCTAAATTAGCTCCTTCAACTGCTGGACAACATCTGCAGTTGCAACAGAATGATGCGGTTAGATGAATCATACTACAGAACCATGCTCACCTTGCTATTAAAGAAGACTCACCTTGAACAATATATGGAGCCGTCTTGAATTCATGCCAGAATTTCGGGTGAAACGTAATGTCATAGTGGAGGAACTTTGCAGCAAGGAATGCAGCTCCAGCAGCAATGTGATGAGGTTTGAACTGAAGCCAAAGTGAACTTGGGAGCCTGCAATAATGAAACAACTAAGAACAATAGTTGGACGATACTTAAATAAAAACTCAAATAAGAGCTGGACAAACCATCGATTAGTGAACCGTGCTCATGAAAAATAAAGTTATTTGTTTCAGGCAACAAGACAAGCCATGTCAGCAAGAGATGCCAAGGGTTCAAGACTCCATAAAATATCTACATTTTACAAAAATACTAAAGAAACCATATGCGATGGTCCTTACCACTAAAAGATGCTTCAGGTGATAACATTATCGAAGAACCTTCTGCAGAATTTGCCATATTGCTAAACTCTAGCAATTAGACATGCCTCTTTGGATGCATACATCAATTCTTTGACCAAATAATGCTTCAGCGGCATATGCCACTCCAGGAATTGCAAATGTCATGATAAGGTTCTATTTGAAAGGCACAAAAGCGAGAACCTAGCAAACTCCCGCGGAGTTGCACTTTGTTTTGTTTGCTAACCAATTCTCGAGTCGTTTTTGTGTATAAACCACAATATCATGTTGGAATGTTATAAAATAGTTTAGGTAATGCTCCATATGACTGTCTTTACTAAAGGCGTATCTAACTTCTGAAGCACCACAGGCACATCACATGAAAACGTCAGTGTCACTGTCAGAGAGGCAATGTCTTTAGTAAAAGAGAAGTTGGCCAGGGAACCTCTACTTCTCTACATATAAATTCCAATGGACTAATTTATGATTGAATCAACAAGTCATGCAAAGTTTATGGCCTTAAACAGAAATACACAAGCACAGTGAGATCTGCATGAAACAGAAAACATGTTCAATGCTAAGGATCTAATAAAAGATGATCGATTGCAAATGTGGCAACTCTCTGTCAACAAATGTAAGctcaaaattgaaaattttgataCAAAATTTATAACTTAATTTGAAGTAACTGAGGCCAGGCCATAAGAACTGATACTTGATCTGTAATAATTCAAACAATAGCAGCGCACTGTCAAGCTTGTCCTCTTCTCGTACAGTTAGATGATTAGATCATGTAGTCATGGAGTATGCCATAAATATTAAGATGTATGACTTTAGAATTACGTTATTAGGTTAAAGTATTCTTCAAGAGTCAAGATCCAAAAATCAATACTGAAGCGAGATAGGCTTATAGTTTGATAGGTTTTTCTTCTGAACAAACAAAAAGATTACAGTTAGGACCAAGACTCACTCTGATTTCTGCAACACAAATCTGTATCAGCTATGGGAAATCAGAAGGTGCACAATTTTTCTTTGTCGTCATCTTTTTCTTCCAAACATCGCAAACAATGGTTGCTACCTATTATGATTCTTGGGTTTAAATGTGTTTTTCATTAACAACACACCAATCCTCTGCTAAGACTATCACAGTAGAGCACAAAATTTTATTGACAAGTGGCCTCACAGCTTAAGCCAAACCAGAAAGATACATATACCCTAGCACACTGAAGAAAGCATATTTTTGAAACTAAATCTAATGAATTCAAATGCATGCTCACAAACCAAATACAACCGATAAATTTAGTTGAAACTGAAAGTTGTCCAACACGAATGTCGAATTGTAGGATACATGGAACCAGGAATACAAGACACACAAACATGAATCCTCACATCATCATAACATTAGAACTCCAATATTCACACCATGCAAGGTCAGAAATGCTAAAAAAAATGTGCTAGAGGAAGAAATACAGTGACATCTCCGAATGATCAGCAACAATAGTTTTCTTTAGCTAGAATGTCCACCTAGAACCCAATGGCAATTTCCACTTAGTGCGAACAGACAGTTCTAGGTGGAAATTTTGAGAAGGATAGGGGCATCTCAAATAAAAGATGTATGTTATATAGCTAAAAAATGACACCACTTTAGAAAAAAAGATATTCAACAGCTGAACTCGATAGTGAGCATGATGAAATATTTAGTACCACCTCCAGTGCAAACCAGATGTCATCATGGGCTCAGTCAAATTTGTGCAACTCTGACCACTATTATACATTGAAGTATTTAGATTTGTGTGAATGAGATAAGTAGATTCGCCATCAAAAgtacatatatatcatcataaATTCATTAACCTATGTAAATATATTTACAGAAAAAGGGATGGTCAGAGGTGTGTATAGGAGACTGTGTCATGTCCTGAATGGCAATTAAATCAGACCGGGGGAAGAAGTACAGTAGCAGTGCAGGATATCAGCAATGAGTGTAAAACCACAGATCTTGAAGGATGCAATTACTATCTCAACAAATCTTACAGGAGTTCCTCTTTTCAATCATTCGATCACTTAATAGTAGGCAAATAGGCAAAAGAAAGATTAATACCCTTCTTAAAAGGAAAATTTGCATTTACAGCTCAGCACATCCCAAACTAGCTATTCACAAAAATGGCTTATCAAACCTGAAACTCCCACAAGAAATCCAGTGTTCTTCAAATATTCTAGTGGTGTATTCAACACCTGACACGGTTTTCAGAAACTTATGTACAAAATTAATTAGTTTTCATTTCCATGGTCTACTATAGCATAGTTGGGAGTTCCTAGTCTTGCAATTGTAAGCCTACAATTTTCTTTGCTGCTTTTTGTTTTTGCTGTGCATATAGTTCAACGAATCAGAATGGGAACACAACTTGGCCTTTTAACTACTTGCAACATAGCATTTCTTTGATCGAGCTCGTTATTAACATTCTATCAGAACATATTAGTTTCTAGCCATTTACTCTAAAATGCAGAAAATATACCACAAATAACATGATCATGCTCACAAAATGTCTTATGAAGTTATATATCAGAAGAGTACAGCGCCATTAATAATTTTTGTCATGTTTGCAAACTATGTAATCAAAGcttaaaaaattacaactaaATTTTTATGCCTAGCAAATCTACCATGTTTCCTTCCTTGAAGATGAATGTTGCACAAAATTAGAAGTGCACATGACAGAATCTCAATGCAAGCAAGACTACTAGATATGCATCCAATATTTTAACACTCCCTCAATTCCCAAATACATGCCATTCTAGCTTTTAAACTGTGTGCATGGCATTCAAGATAGCACTTACAATTTTGCCTTATGTACCCCTCTCTTTTTAATATCCATCTTTATTTGCAGCTTCATTTGCTAATACAGATTAGAGCATTACACACCATCAAAAAAGCAATAATCAACCAAATGAAGGTTTCCAATGAGGGTAGCATTGTATTTTGTAGGTGTTTTGATTATTGTGCAAAATCATAGAAAAACCTATTAAGGAACAGAGATACTTTGAAAGATAGCTCAACAATTCATATTCTAGGATATACCTTCATACACAATGGAAAACATTTTAATTGATCATGAAAAGGTACAGATACATCAGGATAGACTGAAGAAGTCATGTATGAAACTGAGTGTTGATGAAGTATACATAAAGACCAAATCCAGGTATTGTATTTACACAACTAATTGAGATAAGAATAGAAAGAATATCCATACAAATTCACTTACTTTCACCAACATTAATATACAGAAGGCTGAGCAAACTACAAATAATAGTCAATACTACATTCTGTGTTAGTTGATAGTGTCGTGGATGATATTCAAAGTACTTATTTTGTGACAGGTAAGACAAGCGCCGGGGATATTCAGTTCTTGATAATCATTTGGTCTCCCATTATAGCCATACCACCCTTAAAATCTCTAAGCATTCCTTTCATCCAATCTCATCCAGTGTTGCACAGGACACAAACTAGTCCAAATGTTGTGCTTTGGCTGCAGAGTGCAGAAAGATCGACCAGGATGCAGTGCCTCCAAATGAAGTTAGTTGATGAAATGGCCCTAAGAACTGTGTATGCATCTTCATTACAGTTTAGCTATCTATAGATCCACAAAAAGTTGTCTGGCTAGCATTTACCCAGGTAAGAATTTCCATTTTTCACATGTAGCAgttaaattattttctttttgtctttatGCCAGATTGGAAGAATATTGATTATTTATAACACTATGATCCACACATGGGTGCACAGAGCCGTCTACAAGTTTGAAGGATAACATCTAAAGACCCAAGCCTGTCCAACTTTAGAAAAGTCAAAGTCCAAATGATATGGCATTGCTAGTGTGTATCAAAATTCTCAGTAAGGATCCAAACGAATGAAATTTGTGCAAGATGGCTTGGCTGTTGTTTAAAAGAACTAAGAAAAGGAAATATGTTAGCAAGTAATGATCAACTAATTTGTTACGAAACAGGAAACACTTACCCTTCGTTGATCAGATTCCAAGCCACATTAAATAGTACAGTATGCGAGAGCCCTAGTTTGCTTAAAGCAGAGGAAAGGGACGCATATGGATGGGCTACTTCAAGTTCAAAATCAAGTGTTGTCAGTATCATTTGCTCCGCCTGTATGACACTCTCTCTGTACTGTTGAAACCAGTCTTGCTGAAGAAACAGAATATAAATCATTAGCAAATGACAGATCCTTGTGGCATTCCACAATTTAGTTCAGAAAAATAAGAACACATTCTCAAGTCAACATACTATTGAAGGAGTACATTAAACAAGGTAGAGTTTGAAGGTATTATTTGTATGTACTTACACCCCGTAGCATATAAGGAAGGAGGTTGAATTCTTGATTTTGAGAAACTTCACACGAAGCCCTAAGAACAGTATTCAAAAGGCATGCTGTTTCTTCCGACTTCGCTGCCAGAAACAAGGCAGCGGTTGCAACCAACTGCAAAGTTTTCGGAAAACATTGGTCATCATGAAAGTGATAAAATTAGATTTGATATATCATGTATCCATATAGAAAAGCAGATATCCACATTGCCTTTATGCTGATATAATGGATATGGTGAAGGAAAAATACATGAGGCATTAGCAAGAATGGCACGTGCAAAAGCCTTAACAGGCCAAGTTACAAGATGcacatgatgatttttttttctttttgagacaGAAGATGCACATGAAGATGATAATAGCATGGTGGGTTAGTACCGTGTGGGGGAAGTAAGGCTACATCCAATTGAGTAGACACAGATTCTTTCATCACATGTTGGCTTGTTGCAGCTCACAGGTTAACCATTTGAAAATAATAATTTTGCATTGGATGTTTTGTTGAGCTTTTATGTTTTTTGGTTTAGAACACTTGATGATTCTTCCGATCTACACCTTCTGGCCACTAAGTTGCACATGCCAAGGAACAAATATGCTCTGGGTTATTTTCTGGTAGCGTTTGAACTTATTCATTTGAGTTGAATTAAATCAATCCCATGGCAACCCAACAAAATCAAGTTGCATGACTGGCGAATTCAGGTACAagaggtaaaagaggtaaagaAAACTAACAAATCTATCATGGCAGGCGTGAGATCTGTGGAAGAAGAACCGGTGGCAATACACCACGGCCGTAGCGATTGTTGTTTGTGGACTGCAGTAGACACAAGCCCAAAGATTAGCAATACAAAGACAATTCAATAAACGAATCAGCATAACAGGCAGCGAACTTACAGCCCAAGGCGGATGCCAAGGCAGCGCAGGTAGGCGCAGTAGGACGCGCGCAGCCTCGCCTCGAGCGCGGAATCGATCCCGTCCCTCCGCGACGGCGACCGCCGCTCAATCTCGTCCCGCGACAGCAGCGGCCCAGGGTCGCCTTCCTCCGGAGGCCTTTCCGGCGCTGCCGGGGCGGCCTCTGCAGGCGGCGGCCGATCCCACCGAGGATCGGGCGGGCGGCGGGCCCGCTTCGGCGGGGGCGGGTCCGCGGCCGGGTGAgagtgaggaggaagaggaaagagGCGCTCTTGGAGGTGCGAGAGCGCGAGCGGGTCGGAGGGGACGTGGTAGGGCACggtaccggcggcggcggctggatAGGAGTGCACGTGGGGCACAGGATAGGGGTGGTAGGTGTCGTCGtggtcgcggcggcggcggcggcggggattGGGGTGGGGCGGAGGGTCGTTGTGATAGAGGTGCGGCTGCAGGTGCTGGTGGGGGTTGTGGATATCCGGGCCGGCGGCGAAAGATTGGAAggacatggcggcggcggcggcggcggcggtgatggCGTCGACGGAGACGGCGGTTGAGAATCCGAGGGGGAGGATTTGCTGGGGTAAATAGGGCTGGTCGGGTCGGTGGAGCAAAACTATATCCGTCTTAAACCTGTTAGCCTTAATTGATCCGAaccaatataaaaaaattaggtgaAAAATAATACTCAAATCCGTATTCATTGGATATCCATCGGATTTCGGTGCCGTCAGGTTTTCACTCATCATCTTTGAGTAATTCGTCGGTGGTGCTATACAGAAGGGGGTGAAGGTTACGCAAGGCGGAGACAAGAGCGCATAGCGGCTGTGGCTACATGGGGAGGCGTCGGCGCGGAGCGACAATCGTAGTTGCATGGGAAGCACTAGCGAGTAGCGATGTGAAATGGGGGGTGACAACgtgtggcggtggcggcagcatGGGCTAGCACAGGCTGATGGCAGCAGTGCAGAGGTTGTGCATGGGGAGATGCTGGCGGTTGCGCGAGCCAGTGGCGCAGGGATCAGACGCCCATCTGGTCGGGAGTCCAAGccgaggagagagagatagatggAGAGAGTGTTGGGTTGGCAATGGTAGATAGTTTGGATGAGCTAGCCGGTTAGGTAAAAGGTGAAAATTGAATAGCATGTACAAGATTTTATATTACCTAACCTCGACCCACAAACGAGTTTAGAAACTTGAGTCTGACACGATTCATTTTGGGTACTGATTTGTTAGatttataggtgaaaatttGGATCCAAATCTAAACCCATCGAACACAGAACCCATAGGTACTAACCTTACGGGTTCAATTGTCAACCTCAAGGATAAAGAATTGGAGAGGTGAGGAGGATTTGTTGGGGGATTTTGAATAGGATGTTGTGCTGAAAGCACGGAAAAGCCAACTAAACAGTGCGGTTGATATAATAATCTGTTTtgattagaaaataaaaatgcattttattttaattaaatttgcaAGCTGTTATTGAATCTGCTTCTTGACACGTACATGAACTAGTAAGGAAAATCTATAACACTCTTCTATAAATCACTGACTTTCTCTTCTACCCATAATTATTGTGCACGTGCAAATACAGGGTTTTTTCCAATATATATTGCGCATAGCATGATTTTTTGACTGACTTATAATCCTTTAATTACGATCAAATTTAAAAGGAGGTGGCAAAgatgatatttctttttgaCCCGAGATGACATGATACTTTTCAATTGAGCGAAATTTGTTGTGATCTACTTTTGAGAGGCGTAATGTTTGTAACCCACGTGTGAAAACAACCATTAGCTAACTCTACTATCAAGAAGAACATCCTATGCAACAGGGTTTTCTACAATAAGGAAAGTGTGGCCACCTTACATTTTCACTACAAAGTAGAATGTGTCAAGGTTTAGTAAAACGATGTAGTACTTGTACAGGTTAGAGATATTGGTTGGTAGCTGTCGATTGTAAATCAGAGAAAAGGACATATAATATAGACAGGTTTGAGCCTCCTACGGGATAATAATCCTACGTCCTATGTGGTACTTTGAGACTTGTATTAACTCAAGAAATGGGATTAGAATGTAAGATGTTTAGATCTAATCGCTAAGCTATTTGGGGAGTTCTTCGAGCTTGTGAAGTTCTTCTGGACTTGAAGGCTTAGAATCAGATTGTCTTGGTCGTACCCTTGCCCTAGTTTATACAGTGGGACAAGGAGGGGTCTTGTCGCACTCGAAGTACCGAGTGTAAAAGAAGGAAGATGAGATGTAGCCCTTGATTGTCTACCTCGAGTAGACAGTCGAAGTAAAAAATAATACTATAAAATGATAGCAAGAATCTTTAAAGTCAAAATAGTATTAGCTCCCGACATTATGTTTGGAAAAGGCTAAAAAAACCGTCAAAGTCAAAAtagtgagaaaaataaatgtaaaaagATAAGATACATGGTCAAAATATTGTAGCCCTTGATTGTCTACTCGGGAGAATGCTCGAGTAGGTAGTCCAAGTTATTTTGCTTAGAGTCAAAAATAGTACTGCCCTGACTATACGCTTGGAAGAAGCTAAGCGAATATTTGATGGGAGTATGGTCCAATCTTCTAAGAGGTAATGTGATATGTTGatttagtggagtttcgacgttgacgATCTAAAGGTTCTAactagaacagatcgagaatccTCGTAACCAATACCACTACTCCATAGTTATCAACTGTGCCGAATGtggttgatctcgccaagaaggttttgtctgcaagcgaatcgagaacacaagtaagagcACAGTAGAttcaatatgaatattgctaattgcCAATGACAgactcaagttggggttccacaaaccgatatacgatgaaactatctaaaatagaataatctaagaaaaaactgagactaaactatgatagctactgtatatatatgaaAGATGCAATAagatcgacctagggttgtgcgtCCATAGAAAGGAGCGCACTCAACTTGGACTTAGACCACAACACGCTTACAAGGTCCGGCATAGCCTAAAATGGTGATACAATAACTTATTTCATCGACTATGATTGATTTCTAAGGAATATAAGAGTAAGATCAAATCAATTGGAAAAGGGCTCGTGGTAAGCTTTCCAGGAAGTACAAGAACACCttaattggactccgtatgcgaaagttatgatCGTTTTATGATTGATTTTCACATATTTCGAACTaaatttggagtccgacttAAAGTCCGGTTAGACTTATCCTTCCAGGGGTAATATCCATATTATGTTGTGGTGCTTATCATATATTTCTAAGcaataaatcatcacaaaaagttAGTAGCATTCCATCCTTTATCAAGAAAGAATGAATAGCGACGAACGAGTTTACTTTatggtttaattgtcgtgcacacacttttgtaattggtccttgtatGTTGTGAGGAGTATTAGTGTTGCATATATCTGAATGAGTGATGTTCAAATCTTATGATCCAGTTCAGATAACATGGAATAACGGCTAAAAAGCGCATCAACAATTACATTGTCATTACCTTTCTTATcctttatgacatatggaaatgactcaatgaattttacccatttagcatgtcatttatttagtTTAGCTTAACTCTTAATATGTtttagcgattcatgatcaaaatgtataagAAAGTCTTTGGGTCATACataatgttgtcaagtttcAAACACACAAActaagcatacaattctttatcataggtagaataatttagatttgacccacttaatttctcactgaaataatcaactaatttaccttcttgaattagcacacatCCAATTCTaatcccgctagcatcacattttAGCTTAAAAGTCTTACCGAAATCTAGGAGTTAAAGAAATGAAGCGTGGGTGAGcttttctttcaacaacttgaatgtctTTTCTTGTGTAGTAATAGTGATACTCATTTCATTGTCAACTCATTCAACAGGGCATCAATAGTGCTGAAATCCCACACAACGTGTCGATAGCATCCTACAAGATTATGAAAGCTTTTCACATGTGTGACAATCTCAGCGGTCgaccagctctttatggcttccatttttgcttcatccacttctattccctgtggagtagaTTTGGTTCATGGAAAAGAGATTCGGTTCGTGGAAGGTGCACTTTTAGAAGTTATCGAATAAACGTTTATCTCTCAAAGCCTTCAGAACAACacataaatgatcaaagtgtagttcatatgatttgctataaatcaagatatcatcgaCATATTAGCGATAGCATCACCATTAGCTTAGGgttaaaatgatattttcataagtaaaaaataaataact
This region includes:
- the LOC133901900 gene encoding cyclin-T1-4-like, which translates into the protein MSFQSFAAGPDIHNPHQHLQPHLYHNDPPPHPNPRRRRRRDHDDTYHPYPVPHVHSYPAAAAGTVPYHVPSDPLALSHLQERLFPLPPHSHPAADPPPPKRARRPPDPRWDRPPPAEAAPAAPERPPEEGDPGPLLSRDEIERRSPSRRDGIDSALEARLRASYCAYLRCLGIRLGLPQTTIATAVVYCHRFFFHRSHACHDRFLVATAALFLAAKSEETACLLNTVLRASCEVSQNQEFNLLPYMLRGQDWFQQYRESVIQAEQMILTTLDFELEVAHPYASLSSALSKLGLSHTVLFNVAWNLINEGLPSSLWLQFKPHHIAAGAAFLAAKFLHYDITFHPKFWHEFKTAPYIVQDVVQQLKELI